A single Danio rerio strain Tuebingen ecotype United States chromosome 17, GRCz12tu, whole genome shotgun sequence DNA region contains:
- the tmem179ab gene encoding transmembrane protein 179: protein MAMDNFIFAQCILYFLAFVFAFIAIVPLSENTEDFRGKCLLFTRGMWQNENITVSKQRFIIEEWGPQSSCSFITAVAIASLILSAVQAWRLLFFICKGHDDSIFNAFLNLLISTFVVFAVFLSSTIVSVGFNLWCDAITEGGSMHSSCEDLQDTDLELGLDNSAFYDQFAIAQFGLWAAWLTWLGITIVAFLKVYHNYRQEDLVDSLIHEKEFLLGRSSRRGSDVVHDKSGMI, encoded by the exons ATGGCAATGGATAATTTCATATTTGCGCAATGCATCCTCTACTTTTTAGCCTTCGTGTTTGCTTTCATAGCTATAGTACCTCTGTCGGAGAACACGGAGGATTTTCGGGGCAAATGTCTGCTTTTCACGCGGGGGATGTGGCAGAACGAGAACATCACCGTGTCGAAACAGCGCTTCATCATTGAGGAATGGGGACCACAGTCATCATGCAGCTTCATCACCGCGGTCGCCATCGCGTCGCTCATCCTGTCCGCTGTTCAAGCCTGGAGGTTGCTCTTCTTCATCTGCAAAGGCCACGACGA CTCAATCTTCAATGCTTTCCTGAACCTGCTCATCAGCACGTTTGTAGTGTTTGCCGTGTTTCTGTCCAGCACAATAGTCAGCGTGGGTTTCAATCTATGGTGTGATGCCATCACAGAAGGAGGCAGTATGCATAGCAG CTGCGAGGACCTTCAGGACACTGATCTGGAACTAGGATTGGACAACTCTGCGTTTTATGACCAGTTTGCCATTGCACAG TTTGGTTTATGGGCGGCCTGGCTGACTTGGCTCGGCATCACCATCGTGGCCTTTCTGAAGGTCTACCATAACTACCGTCAAGAGGATCTGGTTGACAGCTTAATCCACGAGAAAGAATTCCTACTCGGACGCTCTTCACGTCGCGGCTCTGATGTGGTACACGACAAAAGTGGCATGATATGA